A region of Pelagicoccus sp. SDUM812003 DNA encodes the following proteins:
- the hrpB gene encoding ATP-dependent helicase HrpB: MSLPILEIEEAFRTKLANTNRLVLEAPTGSGKSTQTPQFLLKGGFLDDGIAIVLQPRRIAARMLAKRVAWELGSSLGETVGYQVRHERVFSKQTKILFVTEGVLLRRMISDPDLQGVSCIVFDEFHERSLHADLTLARSMMLQRTRRRDLKLIVMSATLDSQQLETYLAPCEIVKSEGRTYPVDTRYLDRRSSVSGRAIWDLAAEQVSCLVREQPEGHALVFMPGAFEIGKTIAALGSKLSSHEFELLPLHSELSPKDQDRAVEGGDRRKVIVATNVAETSLTIDDVRIVVDSGQARVARYDHVRGINTLWIEKISDASARQRAGRAGRTAPGIALRLWSEQEQADRAPFEEPEVRRVDLSEMLLSLLATGIESVDAFDWFEAPSEERLKDAVGLLNALGAIDESGRLTERGRVMSAFPLHPRYASMLIEAGRLGCVEEIALVAALAQSKSILLRKVDKPVAKRREALWDGASESDLIAQTKAWQAAFNARFDMRFCQEHGIHAQSSRQALQIANQLSQYAEACGLSESIEGKKTPQEVDEAVRRCVLYGFPDRVCKRLDRGTLRCAMVGGRRGNLARESVVGDATLLVACEVNEIGRQGGEVTTVFNQCTAIEREWLEDLFPRLFRDVSETVFDERQKRVVSRRSVRFQDLDIETVESPEVDSGAAAEALAALISEGKAQLGQWDDKVEHFIRKVNLIASVYPEYEIDPIDEDARALIVEQCCQGARSLRDLKKLDVLPTVRDWVGREVCSLVDKELPDRVRLANDRPAALRAEEDGRLTLSAKIQCLYDLPDTPKFCQGRVAPRIELLAPNMRPIQTTEDLQAFWKGSYEGIKKELKGRYPKHEWR; the protein is encoded by the coding sequence ATGTCGCTGCCGATACTGGAAATCGAAGAAGCGTTTCGTACTAAACTTGCGAATACGAATCGGTTGGTGCTCGAAGCTCCAACTGGTTCGGGCAAGTCGACGCAAACACCTCAGTTCCTGCTCAAAGGCGGATTTCTAGACGATGGGATCGCCATCGTGCTCCAGCCGCGACGCATCGCCGCTCGCATGCTAGCTAAACGAGTGGCATGGGAGCTAGGCTCCTCCCTCGGCGAAACGGTTGGTTATCAAGTTCGACATGAACGGGTATTTTCAAAACAGACGAAAATCCTTTTCGTGACGGAGGGCGTTTTGCTGCGTCGCATGATCTCCGACCCGGATCTGCAGGGCGTCTCGTGCATCGTTTTCGATGAGTTTCATGAACGCAGTCTGCACGCCGATCTGACGCTAGCCCGGTCAATGATGCTGCAGCGGACGCGACGTAGGGATTTGAAACTGATCGTCATGTCGGCGACGTTAGATTCGCAACAGCTGGAGACTTACCTAGCTCCTTGCGAGATAGTGAAGTCGGAAGGGCGTACCTACCCGGTGGATACGCGGTACCTGGATCGGCGTAGCTCGGTTTCCGGGCGAGCCATCTGGGATTTGGCTGCGGAGCAAGTGAGCTGTCTTGTTCGCGAGCAGCCGGAAGGGCATGCTTTGGTCTTCATGCCAGGAGCTTTCGAAATCGGGAAAACGATCGCCGCTCTTGGAAGCAAGTTATCCAGCCATGAGTTCGAGCTTTTGCCTCTGCATAGCGAACTCAGTCCCAAAGATCAGGACCGGGCGGTGGAAGGCGGCGATCGACGAAAGGTGATAGTGGCTACCAACGTGGCTGAAACCTCGCTGACCATCGACGACGTTCGAATCGTGGTCGACAGCGGTCAGGCCCGGGTGGCTCGCTATGATCATGTGCGCGGAATCAATACGCTCTGGATCGAGAAGATCAGCGACGCGTCGGCTCGGCAGCGAGCAGGTCGGGCGGGGCGTACCGCTCCCGGTATCGCTCTGAGACTTTGGTCCGAGCAAGAGCAAGCGGACCGTGCTCCCTTCGAGGAGCCGGAGGTACGGAGAGTTGATCTTTCCGAAATGCTGCTATCGCTTTTGGCAACTGGTATTGAATCTGTGGATGCGTTCGACTGGTTCGAAGCGCCGAGCGAAGAACGCTTGAAGGATGCGGTCGGCCTGCTAAATGCCTTGGGAGCGATCGACGAATCAGGTCGTTTGACGGAGCGCGGACGGGTGATGAGCGCGTTTCCGCTTCATCCCAGATATGCATCGATGCTGATCGAGGCTGGTCGGCTGGGCTGTGTGGAAGAGATCGCGTTGGTTGCGGCGTTGGCGCAATCCAAGAGCATTTTGCTGCGCAAGGTGGACAAACCGGTGGCGAAGCGACGCGAGGCCCTTTGGGACGGCGCCTCAGAGAGCGATTTGATCGCCCAGACAAAAGCTTGGCAAGCGGCGTTCAACGCGCGTTTCGATATGAGGTTTTGCCAGGAGCATGGCATTCATGCGCAAAGCTCACGCCAGGCGCTGCAAATAGCGAATCAGCTTTCTCAATACGCGGAAGCCTGCGGTCTATCGGAGAGTATCGAAGGAAAAAAGACGCCCCAAGAAGTGGACGAAGCGGTGCGGCGTTGCGTGCTGTACGGTTTTCCGGACAGGGTATGCAAGCGATTGGATAGGGGAACCTTGCGCTGCGCCATGGTCGGTGGAAGACGAGGCAATCTCGCTCGTGAAAGCGTTGTGGGCGACGCCACGCTTCTCGTTGCCTGCGAAGTCAATGAAATCGGTAGGCAAGGGGGCGAGGTGACGACGGTTTTCAATCAGTGCACCGCTATCGAGCGCGAATGGCTTGAGGACCTTTTTCCTCGCTTGTTTCGCGATGTTTCCGAAACCGTTTTCGACGAGCGACAAAAGCGCGTTGTTTCGCGTCGTTCGGTTCGCTTTCAGGATCTGGACATAGAAACCGTAGAAAGTCCGGAGGTGGATTCCGGCGCGGCGGCGGAAGCGCTTGCGGCTCTCATCAGCGAGGGCAAGGCCCAGCTCGGGCAGTGGGACGACAAGGTGGAGCATTTCATCCGCAAGGTGAACCTCATCGCGTCAGTTTATCCTGAATACGAAATCGATCCCATCGATGAAGACGCGCGCGCCTTGATCGTCGAACAGTGCTGTCAGGGCGCTCGTAGCTTGAGGGATTTGAAGAAACTCGATGTCCTGCCCACGGTGCGCGATTGGGTTGGGCGAGAGGTTTGCTCATTGGTGGACAAGGAGCTTCCGGACCGCGTCCGACTCGCCAACGATCGGCCGGCCGCCTTGCGAGCGGAAGAGGACGGGCGACTGACGCTCTCGGCGAAGATCCAGTGTTTGTATGATTTGCCGGATACGCCGAAATTTTGCCAAGGGAGGGTCGCTCCACGCATCGAGCTGTTAGCTCCGAATATGCGCCCGATCCAAACAACGGAAGACTTGCAAGCGTTTTGGAAGGGTTCCTATGAAGGGATCAAGAAGGAATTGAAAGGCCGCTACCCGAAACACGAGTGGCGCTAG
- a CDS encoding diaminopimelate decarboxylase yields MSFQNFITREVADRIQESVGAPCYVYSEAALRQSAEKVLAFPNAYGLTARYAMKASPNSNILRLFASMGLHFDASSGFEVRRAIAAGVAAERISLSTQELPEDIAELMELGISVNLCSLSQVERYGEALPGTKVGLRFNPGLGSGGTQRTNVGGPASSFGIWHEQIARAQELVAKYDLDVFRIHSHIGSGSDPEVWIRVVGMNLDLVNQFPNVTNLNLGGGYKVGRVEGEKTTDLQVIGQKMRGEFEQFAQRTGRRIHLEVEPGTYLVANACAILSKVQDMTDTGADGYAFLKLNTGMTDNTRPSMYGAQHPMWLIPADDSERGEKEYVVVGHCCESGDILTPAPGDPEALSPRRLTEGKIGDYMVIGGSGAYCSSMASKNYNSFPESAEVLLRENGDVAVIRNIQPIEQVWANEVPVL; encoded by the coding sequence ATGAGTTTCCAGAATTTCATTACCCGCGAGGTCGCGGATCGTATCCAAGAATCAGTAGGCGCTCCTTGCTACGTCTACAGCGAAGCAGCCTTGCGCCAGTCTGCGGAAAAGGTGCTGGCCTTTCCCAACGCTTACGGTCTGACCGCTCGCTACGCCATGAAGGCTAGCCCGAACTCTAACATCCTGCGCTTGTTCGCTTCCATGGGGTTGCATTTCGATGCCAGCTCAGGTTTCGAGGTTCGCCGCGCGATTGCGGCTGGCGTCGCTGCGGAGCGCATCTCACTGAGCACTCAGGAACTGCCGGAGGACATCGCTGAGTTGATGGAACTCGGCATTTCCGTAAACCTTTGCTCGCTCAGCCAAGTGGAGCGCTACGGAGAGGCCTTGCCGGGAACTAAGGTCGGATTGCGGTTCAATCCGGGGCTTGGTTCCGGAGGCACGCAACGCACAAACGTTGGTGGACCAGCGTCATCGTTTGGAATCTGGCATGAGCAGATCGCTCGCGCTCAGGAGCTTGTAGCCAAGTATGATCTCGATGTATTCAGAATTCACTCGCACATCGGAAGCGGAAGTGACCCCGAAGTTTGGATACGAGTGGTTGGTATGAATTTGGATCTGGTGAACCAGTTCCCTAACGTTACGAACTTGAATCTCGGCGGTGGATACAAGGTCGGACGTGTTGAAGGTGAAAAGACAACGGACCTTCAGGTTATCGGCCAGAAGATGCGTGGCGAATTCGAGCAGTTCGCGCAGCGCACAGGACGTCGGATCCATTTGGAAGTCGAGCCTGGCACCTATCTCGTCGCCAACGCGTGCGCCATCCTTTCGAAGGTGCAGGACATGACAGATACCGGAGCGGATGGATACGCGTTTTTGAAGCTGAACACCGGCATGACTGACAACACCCGTCCCTCGATGTATGGAGCCCAGCATCCGATGTGGCTGATCCCCGCCGACGATTCGGAGCGAGGAGAAAAGGAGTACGTCGTGGTAGGGCATTGCTGCGAATCAGGCGATATTTTGACTCCCGCCCCGGGCGACCCGGAAGCTCTGTCTCCACGCCGTCTGACCGAGGGAAAGATTGGCGATTACATGGTGATCGGCGGTTCTGGCGCCTACTGCTCGTCCATGGCTTCGAAGAACTACAACAGTTTTCCCGAGTCGGCGGAAGTCTTGCTTCGCGAAAATGGCGATGTCGCGGTTATCCGGAACATTCAGCCCATCGAGCAGGTTTGGGCGAACGAGGTCCCGGTGCTTTAG
- the menB gene encoding 1,4-dihydroxy-2-naphthoyl-CoA synthase — protein MSEAEWQVVKEYQDITYHKWNGMAKITINRPEKRNAFRPQTVSEMFDAFCDAREDQKIGVILLTGAGPHTDGKYAFCSGGDQSVRGHAGYVGDDGVPRLNVLDLQKLIRSIPKVVIALVAGYAIGGGHVLHVICDMTIAADNAIFGQTGPRVGSFDGGFGASYLARIVGQKKAREIWYTCRQYNAQEAQDMGLVNKVVPVEQLEAEGVAWAKDVLQHSPIAIRCLKSAFNAELDGQAGIQELAGNATYLYYMTEEGTEGKRSFLEKRKPDFTQYPWMP, from the coding sequence ATGTCTGAAGCAGAATGGCAAGTCGTAAAGGAGTATCAGGACATCACCTACCACAAGTGGAACGGAATGGCCAAGATTACGATCAACCGACCGGAAAAGCGAAACGCCTTCCGGCCTCAGACCGTGAGCGAGATGTTCGACGCCTTTTGCGACGCTCGCGAGGATCAGAAGATCGGAGTCATTCTGCTGACCGGCGCCGGTCCTCACACTGATGGCAAGTACGCGTTTTGCTCGGGCGGAGACCAGAGCGTGCGCGGCCACGCGGGCTACGTGGGCGACGATGGGGTGCCCCGTCTGAATGTGCTCGATCTTCAGAAGCTGATTCGCTCCATCCCGAAGGTGGTGATCGCCTTGGTGGCTGGTTACGCCATCGGTGGTGGGCACGTGCTGCACGTTATCTGCGACATGACTATCGCGGCGGACAATGCGATTTTCGGGCAAACCGGTCCGCGTGTAGGAAGCTTCGACGGTGGATTTGGCGCCAGCTACCTGGCGCGCATCGTGGGACAGAAGAAGGCCCGCGAGATTTGGTACACCTGCCGCCAATACAATGCTCAGGAAGCCCAGGACATGGGCTTGGTGAACAAGGTCGTACCGGTAGAGCAGCTCGAAGCGGAAGGCGTGGCGTGGGCGAAGGATGTGCTGCAGCATAGCCCGATCGCCATTCGCTGCTTGAAGTCGGCCTTCAACGCGGAGCTCGACGGTCAGGCTGGCATTCAGGAGCTCGCTGGAAACGCCACCTATTTGTACTACATGACCGAGGAGGGCACGGAAGGAAAACGCTCGTTCTTGGAGAAACGAAAACCGGACTTCACGCAGTATCCGTGGATGCCGTAG
- a CDS encoding RluA family pseudouridine synthase translates to MSEPIEWIVPDGTYKQRIDKLLAEAFPDHSRSDFQRAFESDLVTLDGSPISKNRKVSEGGVIRFEMPSIQKLDMSPVEMELSVIFEDEHLIVVDKPAGLVVHPGAGPSEPTLAHGLLHHCQGQLSGIGGVERPGIVHRLDRETSGLIMAAKTDVAHRALSELFQSRSLVKEYLALACGTPELMSGVIDRPIERNPNQRHKMRVGTEGRGRARESRTDWTLVETYEAGYSLFRCRIHTGRTHQIRVHLKSAGHIILGDRTYGFKDLPRLAQQPKRVMLHSAFLRFEHPLTGEDLELEAPLPEDFKAFV, encoded by the coding sequence GTGAGTGAACCGATAGAATGGATCGTTCCTGACGGAACGTATAAGCAACGCATCGACAAGCTGCTCGCGGAAGCGTTTCCCGATCATAGCCGCTCGGATTTTCAACGAGCCTTCGAGTCGGATCTGGTTACGTTGGACGGATCGCCGATTTCCAAGAATCGCAAGGTCTCCGAGGGTGGAGTGATTCGCTTCGAGATGCCAAGTATCCAGAAGCTCGATATGAGTCCGGTGGAGATGGAGCTGTCGGTGATCTTTGAAGACGAGCACCTGATCGTGGTCGACAAGCCGGCGGGATTGGTGGTCCATCCAGGCGCGGGTCCGTCCGAGCCGACGCTTGCTCATGGATTGCTGCATCATTGTCAGGGACAGCTCAGCGGCATAGGCGGCGTGGAACGTCCGGGCATCGTGCATCGCTTGGACCGGGAGACTTCTGGCTTGATCATGGCGGCGAAAACCGACGTGGCCCATCGGGCGCTGAGTGAACTGTTTCAATCGCGTTCCCTGGTGAAAGAGTACCTCGCCTTGGCCTGCGGGACGCCGGAACTGATGTCGGGCGTGATCGATCGTCCCATCGAGCGAAATCCAAACCAGCGCCACAAGATGCGCGTGGGCACGGAAGGACGTGGTCGAGCCCGCGAGTCCCGCACGGACTGGACGCTGGTTGAGACTTACGAGGCGGGTTATTCGCTCTTTCGCTGCCGCATCCACACGGGGCGCACGCATCAGATACGCGTTCACCTCAAAAGCGCGGGACACATCATTCTGGGAGACCGTACCTACGGCTTCAAGGACCTGCCGCGTCTCGCCCAGCAGCCCAAGCGCGTCATGCTGCACAGCGCCTTCCTGAGATTCGAGCATCCGCTGACCGGCGAGGACTTGGAATTGGAAGCCCCTCTACCCGAGGATTTTAAGGCGTTCGTCTGA
- a CDS encoding adenosine deaminase family protein, whose translation MIKPMDSVESFIRRIPKTETHLHIEGALPYDLLVELDDSRFPSQPFFRERAYKYPDFVNFETLLIDHAVQWFDSAERYHVACKRMFESMASLNVKYVETSFHLHMVEFIGVDGRDILSAIKSAVPEGMEVRVIGGMVRNGYTEVMKPIIETLHQWDELDGIDLHGQEWLDLEEWAPPVWRRCADAGKIIKAHAGEFGGPDKVYEAIDVLGSRRIQHGVRAVEDEKLVARLAEENCVLDVCPLSNEKLGVFPSLEDHSLRRLIDAGIPCTISTDDPLCFANDIVDEYIALHSRLGFSKEELAQLAKNGFVHARMSESKKSQYIAEIDAALTQ comes from the coding sequence ATGATCAAACCAATGGATTCAGTGGAGTCGTTCATTCGACGTATCCCGAAAACGGAGACGCATCTTCATATCGAGGGGGCTCTGCCGTACGATTTGCTCGTGGAGCTCGATGATTCGCGCTTCCCGTCTCAGCCCTTCTTCCGCGAACGAGCCTACAAGTATCCAGATTTCGTAAATTTCGAAACCCTGCTGATCGATCACGCCGTGCAGTGGTTTGATTCCGCGGAGCGCTACCACGTCGCTTGCAAGCGAATGTTCGAAAGCATGGCGTCGTTGAATGTCAAATACGTGGAAACGAGCTTTCACCTGCATATGGTGGAATTCATCGGCGTCGATGGACGTGATATCCTCTCCGCTATCAAGTCTGCCGTGCCAGAGGGCATGGAGGTGCGGGTCATCGGCGGTATGGTGAGAAATGGATACACCGAGGTCATGAAGCCGATCATCGAAACTCTGCATCAGTGGGACGAGCTTGACGGCATCGATCTGCACGGACAGGAGTGGCTCGATCTGGAAGAGTGGGCGCCGCCAGTGTGGCGCCGCTGCGCCGATGCGGGCAAGATCATCAAGGCCCATGCGGGCGAGTTCGGCGGGCCGGACAAGGTTTACGAAGCGATCGACGTGCTAGGATCTCGCCGCATTCAGCATGGCGTGCGCGCGGTGGAGGACGAAAAGCTGGTCGCTCGTCTGGCGGAGGAAAACTGCGTGTTGGACGTGTGTCCGCTGAGCAACGAGAAGTTGGGCGTTTTCCCAAGTCTGGAGGATCATTCGCTTCGACGGCTGATCGACGCTGGCATTCCATGCACCATCAGCACCGACGACCCGCTTTGTTTCGCCAACGACATTGTCGACGAGTACATCGCGCTTCACTCGCGGCTTGGCTTTTCCAAGGAGGAGCTTGCTCAGCTAGCGAAAAACGGTTTCGTACATGCTCGCATGAGCGAGTCTAAGAAATCTCAATACATAGCGGAAATTGACGCCGCTCTCACCCAGTGA
- a CDS encoding aminopeptidase: MIDPRLSQLAKNLTRYSTNLKEGERVLIDAFDVPDEIIVELIRAAREIGAIPYVNLNHARVNRELSLETTEESLRVQSAIELQRMKNMDAYIALRGSNNIFEASDVPAEQAQLVSQVMKPVLDWRVNKTKWCVLRWPTSAMAQQAMMSTEAFEDFFFKVCNLNYARMEDGSEALADLMRRTDKVEIKGQGTDLSFSLKGIDAVPCIGTFNIPDGEVFSCPVIDSVQGVVQFNAPTVYQGVSFDDIRLEFKDGRIVNATANNSRRLNEILDSDKGARYIGEFAIGFNPYIKEPMRDILFDEKIAGSFHFTPGQAYEEANNGNKSQIHWDMVCIQRPDYGGGEIWFDGRLIRKDGMFVVEELLPLNPENLVG; encoded by the coding sequence ATGATTGACCCTCGCCTTTCGCAACTGGCCAAGAATCTTACGCGCTACTCGACCAATCTCAAAGAGGGCGAGCGCGTCTTGATCGACGCTTTTGACGTGCCGGATGAAATCATTGTGGAGCTCATCCGGGCGGCCCGTGAAATCGGTGCCATTCCCTACGTCAACCTCAACCACGCCCGCGTCAATCGCGAGCTTTCGCTCGAAACGACGGAGGAATCGCTTCGCGTGCAGAGCGCGATCGAGCTCCAGCGTATGAAGAATATGGATGCGTACATCGCCCTGCGTGGGTCGAACAATATCTTCGAAGCGTCCGACGTGCCAGCGGAGCAGGCTCAACTGGTTTCGCAGGTCATGAAGCCCGTTCTCGACTGGCGGGTTAACAAGACCAAGTGGTGCGTGCTGCGCTGGCCCACTTCGGCCATGGCTCAGCAGGCGATGATGAGCACCGAAGCCTTCGAGGACTTCTTTTTCAAGGTCTGCAATCTCAACTACGCCCGCATGGAAGATGGGAGCGAAGCCTTGGCTGACCTGATGCGTCGGACCGACAAGGTGGAGATCAAAGGTCAGGGCACGGATTTAAGCTTTTCTCTCAAAGGCATCGACGCAGTCCCGTGCATTGGGACCTTCAACATACCGGACGGCGAGGTCTTTTCCTGTCCCGTCATCGACAGTGTCCAGGGGGTAGTGCAGTTCAACGCTCCGACGGTTTACCAAGGCGTCTCATTCGACGACATCCGACTGGAGTTCAAGGACGGGCGCATCGTGAATGCCACCGCCAACAATAGCAGGCGCTTAAACGAGATACTCGACTCCGACAAAGGCGCTCGCTACATCGGCGAGTTCGCCATCGGATTCAATCCCTACATCAAGGAGCCCATGCGGGACATCCTCTTCGACGAGAAGATCGCTGGCTCGTTCCACTTCACGCCCGGTCAGGCATACGAGGAGGCGAACAATGGAAACAAGTCGCAGATCCATTGGGATATGGTCTGTATCCAGCGACCGGACTACGGCGGTGGTGAGATCTGGTTTGATGGAAGGCTCATTCGCAAGGATGGCATGTTCGTCGTCGAGGAATTGCTGCCATTGAATCCGGAGAACCTGGTGGGATAG
- the lpxK gene encoding tetraacyldisaccharide 4'-kinase, whose protein sequence is MGVKPSRRLLNQLEEFAVDVVYDRRRGKRAFAFKVFLRALSMLFGSLVKLRFFLYRNRILKDQPLGCLVVVVGNLTVGGTGKTPVVEKFARSLRNRGRKVGILSRGYKSKTVKKESLKSKLWRTYVTGADAPPPKVVSDGESLLLDSEVAGDEPYMLAKNLPGVVVLVDKDRVKSGLYAIRHFGCDTLILDDGLQYLPLKGRLNLLLVDKTNPFGNRQLLPRGILREPVRHLKRASYVFLTKSDGRPDPELEALIQRHNPGVDVIECAHKPQYLQEVNGERRLELSQLKGRRIGAFSGIAVPESFEGFLRGLGANLIYTRRFLDHHRFDGNELLEIFDEAKGGGLDFIVTTEKDAVRIPDTISFSIPLYYLRLEIDIMRGADDFDEAVSKICFSERLEGRAAEAASRGRPE, encoded by the coding sequence ATGGGAGTAAAGCCATCTAGACGCCTTTTGAACCAGCTGGAGGAGTTTGCCGTCGACGTGGTCTACGATCGCCGTCGAGGAAAACGGGCCTTCGCCTTCAAAGTTTTCCTGCGAGCCCTCTCGATGCTTTTCGGGAGCCTGGTGAAGCTGCGATTCTTTCTCTATCGCAACCGGATTCTCAAGGACCAGCCGCTAGGATGCCTGGTGGTGGTCGTGGGCAATCTCACTGTGGGAGGCACAGGGAAAACGCCGGTCGTGGAGAAATTCGCCCGCTCTTTGCGCAACCGAGGTCGCAAAGTCGGTATCCTGAGCCGCGGATACAAGAGCAAGACGGTCAAGAAGGAATCGCTCAAGAGCAAGCTCTGGCGCACCTACGTGACCGGGGCGGATGCGCCTCCGCCCAAAGTGGTGAGCGATGGGGAATCGCTGCTGCTGGACTCCGAAGTCGCGGGCGACGAGCCTTATATGCTAGCCAAGAATCTGCCCGGCGTCGTGGTGCTAGTGGACAAGGACCGGGTCAAGAGCGGGCTCTACGCCATCCGCCATTTCGGCTGCGATACGCTGATATTGGACGATGGGCTCCAGTATCTTCCTTTGAAGGGACGTCTCAATCTGCTGCTGGTGGACAAGACCAACCCCTTCGGAAACCGGCAACTGCTGCCGCGCGGCATCCTGCGCGAACCGGTGCGGCACCTGAAACGAGCCTCGTATGTTTTTCTTACAAAGTCCGACGGTCGCCCGGATCCGGAACTGGAAGCCTTGATCCAGCGTCACAATCCGGGGGTCGACGTGATCGAGTGCGCCCACAAGCCGCAGTACCTGCAGGAGGTGAATGGCGAGCGACGTCTGGAATTGAGCCAGCTCAAGGGTCGGCGGATCGGGGCGTTCAGCGGCATCGCGGTGCCGGAGAGTTTCGAAGGGTTCCTGAGAGGACTCGGGGCGAATCTCATCTACACCCGCCGCTTTTTGGACCACCACCGCTTCGATGGAAACGAACTCTTGGAGATCTTCGACGAGGCCAAGGGCGGCGGACTAGACTTCATCGTGACTACGGAAAAGGACGCGGTTCGCATTCCGGACACCATCAGTTTCTCCATACCGCTGTACTACCTTCGGTTGGAAATCGACATTATGAGGGGAGCGGACGACTTCGATGAAGCCGTATCCAAAATCTGCTTTTCCGAGCGCCTGGAGGGGCGTGCCGCGGAGGCGGCCTCAAGAGGACGGCCTGAGTAG